Within Eggerthella sp. YY7918, the genomic segment ACTGCGGGCATTAACATCATGCCTGCGTCGGGAACCACCTGGTCGATCGGTTGATAGTAGGGCGAGCTGAACACCCAGGGGAACAGTGACTCGAAGGTGGCCGCTTCCAACAGTGTGCCACAGATCGCGCCCAGCACCGCCACCACGGCCAGTTGAACCAGTACGACAGTGCATACCAATCGGGGACTTACGTTCGCCAGCTGCCACAGGGCATAGGAGCGTCGCTGGGCTGATACGGTCAGGTTCGCCGCCGATGTGAGTACCGCCACTGCCGCAACCGACGAGAACAGAAGTACCGCAAACGCGAGGGTCTCGATGTTGGGGTATGTAGCTGAGGTTGCTACGATTGATGCTGCCCAGCCACCAATGTAGCCACAGGTCATCGCGATAGCGAAGGCGCCGATCCAGGTGGTAGCGTGGTCGCGCAAATCGGAAAAGATCAGGCGAATCATTTTTCCACCTCCAACGCCGCGAGTATCTGAGCTGCGGTCGAGTGGCCCATTTCGCGCACGATCTGTCCGTCGCGCAGCACAAGGATGCGATCAGCTAACGAGGCGGCTTCCAAATCGTGAGTAACCAGCACCACGGAACGCCCAGGATCGTTGCCGATGCTTCGCAACATGCGCAACACCTCGCGTCCATTTTGAGAATCAAGCGCGCCGGTGGGTTCGTCGGCGAACACTACGTCAGCGCCGCCGGCAAGCGCTCGCGCGATAGCCACGCGCTGTTGCTCGCCGCCCGACATATCGGCGGGGCGGCTCTTCTCGCGTCCGCCTAGGCCGACGCTTTCCAGCACCGCATGTGTCTGATCGGCGTTGAGGGGATGGCCTGCTAGTCGGGCGGGAAGCGTTACGTTATCGCCAGCGGAGAGTGAGGGAATGAGGTTGTACGACTGAAAGATGAAGCCCACATGGTCGCGGCGGATGTTTGCGACAGCTGCTCGCTTCACATGCACCACCTGTTTTCCCATCACCTCGATGGAGCCTGCGTCAGCCGCCTCCAATCCAGACAGACAGTACAAGAGTGTTGACTTGCCCGAACCGCTTGGGCCCACAATGCTTACCATCTCCCCGGATGCGATATTCAAGCTCACGCCTTTCAGAACGTCGACTGTTCGGCGCTTTCGTCCTCGTTCGGTGCTGAATGTCTTTCTGATTTCGCGCGCAACTATCGTAGAGCTCATACGCCCTCCTCAAACGAAGTACTTATAGAGTTGTGGTGCTTACCTGCGTGGGAATATCAGCGGAACTACCCGCTTTTTCGCATGGAACGAAAGGCACGAATGGCTACGCAGATGAGGCCGCCGGCTGGCCATGCGAGCCAAAACATGCGCTGAGCCGCTGTTATCGGTATGAACAACAGCACCAGGCCGACCACCGTCGCTACGCTCATGACCAGGACGTATACTCCGCGTTCGCTCTTGATTCGCCGGGCGTGCGTTTGTAGCGCTTCATCATCTAGGGCATCGATGTCGGCATCGTCCATGCGGTAAAGCGAGCCGCGGTTGTAACGATCGAGGTTGCAGCGCCGTCCCATAAGCCATCCCCGTATGATGAAAAACGCCCCTAAAGCGGCACAGGTCAAAAATGCTGCGCTTGCGAACCACACGTTGGTCTGAAGCACGATGGTTGAGGCAAGGCCAATCATGATCAGGCTTGCCCCCGCAACAAGGCTTGTCGAAAGGGTGGTGCACGCCTGGGCTTTTTGGTCGGTCGTGTAGAAATCGTCCACGAAGGGATGCGCCGCGCGAAACGTCCGATGCTCAAGTACCGCAGGTACGACGAGGGCAAGCCCCACGGCCGCTCCAACGAACACGAGCGCCATTGTGTAGCTGGCCACGTTGATGCCGACCGCAAGCAGTGCGCCTGACAGAAATAGCGCGACGGCACATCCCGCTATCATCACAGCTGCGCCCAGCGAGAGCTTCCATGCGAAGGTACGTATCTCCTGGTCGTATCCCGTTACATCCTGTAGCACTTTCATGCTGGGCATGCTGGCGGCTTCGTCGACGGGGCGCGCGGTCAGGTCGCCCGATACGAGTTCGTCGAGCGTACATCCGAAGAGGCTACACAGCTTCAGCAGCTTGTCCATTTCCGGATACGCGCGTTCGGCTTCCCATTTGGAAACGGACTGACGGCTCACGCCCAGCAGCATGGCAAGCTGTTCTTGTGTCATGTTGCGTGTTGCACGCAGGTGCTGCAGGTTGTCGCGAAAGCTCATGAGGTGCCCTTCCGTTGGAACTGCTGGCGCTTGGTTAGCCAGTGATTCTATAGTGCCAGGGCTGATCGTCTCGCTCAACCAACTTGCGGCTTCTTTTTGGGAAAAGCATTCGACAACCGTTGGTATCCCTTCGCAGGTCAGCACCTACGCAACTGCGGTTGCTTTCCTTTCCCGCCGTCACGGATGAATTTGGGATGTGTCGCGCGCGGGTACCTGCACGGACACACGGGGGCGGGCAGATTCACTCCACGCGAAGCATACGATAGCCTACGCCGACGTGAGTTTGGATGTAGACGGGGTTCGACGGATCGGGTTCGATCTTCTTGCGCAGGGTGGCCATGAACACACGCAGAGACGAGCGGTCGGAGGCCAGCGCGCTACCCCACACCTCTTTGAGCAGGTAGTTGTGCGTGAGCACTTTGCCGGTGTTGCGGGCGAGCAGGCAGAGCAGTTTGTACTCCGAGGGTGTGAGGTGTACCTCTTCGTCGTCACGCGTCACGCAGGCGGACGCGTAGTCGATGCGCAGCGCGCCGTTTTCGTAGACGACCTCCTCGGGACCGCCCTGCAGCGCACGTTCGCGTTCGAGGCGACGCAGGGCAACGCGCAGGCGTGCGAGCAGCTCTTCCACGGAGAACGGTTTCACCAGGTAGTCGTCGGCGCCAGCATCGAGCGCAGCCACTTTGTCGGCGTCTTCCAGGCGCGCCGAGAGCACGATAACGGGCAGCGAGGACCACTCGCGCAGCGTGCGGATAACGTCCACGCCGTCGCCATCGGGCAGCCCGAGGTCCAAAATGGCCAGGTCGGGCGGCTGCGACGACAGTTCGAGCAGTGCCTGGGCGACCGTTTTGGCCTCGCGCACCGCGTAGCCGTGCACATCGAGCGTGGTGACAACCAGACGGCGCACGGCCGTGTCGTCCTCCACCACAAGTATCCGGTATCCGTCAGCCACGTCGTTCCTCCCGCTGTTGCTCGCTCACCACATCATCTGCGTTCACTGCCGGCAACGAGAACGAAAACTCGCAGCCGTGTGGCTGCACGTTGCGTACCTCAAGCGTGCCACCATGCACCTCCACAATGGAGCGGCACAGCGGAAGCCCCAGGCCCATGCCGCGCTTGAAGTCACCGCTCTTGCCGCTTGGCCTGCCGGTCGATCCATTGTAGAACAGGTCAAAGAGGTGCGCTCGGTCCTCAGCGGAAATGCCGGGGCCTTCGTCGGTAACCGCAATACGCACACGCGGCGCATCCTGCTCATTTACGGTGCTTGCCTTCACAACCACGCTCCCTTCGACGGGTGAGTAAGTCAGCGCGTTGTTCACCAAATTCACGATCACCTGGATGATAAGGCGCGCATCCATGTCGGCCATGAGGAGCTCGTCGGTCACTTCGGCACGCACGCGCCCTTCGCTCGCGCGGCGGTCGATGTGCCCGAGTGCCTCACGTACCACCTCGCCTACCACCTCGGGTTGGCGGTCGATCTCCATCGTGCCATTTTCGATGCGCGTGATGGACAACAGGTTCTCCACGAGCGCGATGAGCCACTGGGCATCGTCGTGGATGTCGCGATAGAGACGCTCACGTTGAGCGCGCTCCATGCCGTCGCCGTCGAGCAGAAGCATATCTGCGTCGCCGGAGATGCTGGTGAGTGGCGTGCGCAGGTCGTGCGAAATGGTGCGCAGCAGATTTGAGCGCAGCGTTTCCTTCTCCACGCGCACCTCCATGGCGCGGCGATCTTCGGTGGACACGAGCTGTTCGGCCGCTTGCCCGCATTCGTTCACAATCATGAGCACGAGATTTTTCTCGAATGCGCCGAAGTCATCATCGTCGTCCATTTCATCCATCACGATGCCCACGACGCCGTAGACAACATTCTTGGCGCTGACAGGAAGGTAGAGGCAGCGCGCGTCAGCAAGCGTGTCGGTGGTGGACCCGGCGCGCTCGTTGTTCGCGGCCGCCCACGCCGCCACGGCCGCTTCGGAAGGCGACACGAGCTCTGCCTCCGACGCGTCTGCGCCCTTTGTGCCGGGCACGTTGCGGATGTCTCCTTCTCCAAGACGTCCGTCGGAGTGTAGACGGTAGGTGACCACAGGACGGTTCAGTAGTTTTACTATCTGATCGGCAGCAAGGCGCAAGCAGACATTCAAGTCGTCAGCCGACTGGATGGCACGGCTCGATTCCAGCAGCACCTCCATGCGGTACGCGCGACGAGCACTGCTCTCGGTCTGACTTTTCATGCGCACGGCGAGCGACGTTGCCAAAAGCGTGCCCAGCAGCAGAAAAACGAACACGAACGAGGAGTTCAAACCGTACGCGTGTAGTGTAAAGCGCGGCGCGGTGAAGAAGAAGTTGTAGGCAAGCATGCTGCCGAGCGACGCGAGAACCGCGAAGAAAAACCCGTCGGCGCGCGTGGCGAACAAGAGCGCCACCAGCAGGTAGAGCATAAGCACGATTGAGCCCGCCATGCCCATTCCGTAGATGGCCAAGCCGAGGAGTGTGGCAATGGCCACTGATGCTACTGCCTTCCATGCATCCCCCGCCGTAATGCGGAAGCCTCGTTCCTCGCGCAAGCGGCCGAATTGCGCGGGGAGGTCCTGTACCGGCACCACATCCACCACGGCAGCGTGTGCGAGCCTGGTGAGGCGGTTGACCAGGCCCTCTCGTGCCAGTATTCCGCCGCGCAGCCCTGTGGTGTTGCCCACAACGATGTGCGTGACGCCTGCAGCCTGGGCGTAGAGGGCTATCTGACGGGCGATGTCGTCGCCGTGCAGGGTGACAATGCGCGCGCCCAGCTCCTCCGCCACGCCAACATTCGTCCGCAGCGCTTCACGACGAGCGGCATCCAGCTTATGGCTGCGCGACGTCTCCATCACGACTGCCGTGAACGTGCCTCGATAGGCCTCGGCCATGTTGGCCGCCGCACGGATGGCCTTCACGTTTCCGGGGTCTTCGGTCACGTATACGAGCACGTCCTCGCCTGCCTCGACGCGCTGTCCCTCTTGGGCGCGCTCTGCCTTGCGGGAAAGACGCTCGGCCATGCGGCGCAGGGCTATCTCGCGCAACGCTGTGAGGTTCTTCTGCGAGAAAAAGTTTGCGAGGGCGGTTCCAGCGCGGTCGGGTGAATAGACTTTTCCGGCCTCGAGGCGCTCTATGAGGTCGTCGGGTTCGATGTCTACCAGCTCCACCGATGCCGCCTCGTCGAACACGCGATCGGGGATGCGTTCGCTCACGGTAACATGCGTGATCCCGGCGATCTTGTCGTTAAGGCCCTCGAGATGTTGCACGTTTACGGTGGTGAACACGTTGATGCCGGCGCGCAGTAACTCCTCGACATCCTGGTAGCGCTTGCGGTGGCGGCAACCCGGTGCATTGGTATGGGCCAGTTCATCTACGAGCACAATTTGCGGATGGCGCGCGAGTACCGCGTCGAGGTCGAACTCCTTGAGGGTGATGGTGCGATGGCGTACTTCGTGCGGAGGTATTTGTTCGAGCCCCTCCACCAGCGCCATCGTATCGGCGCGGGTGTGGGGTTCTACGTAGCCCACCACCACGTCGAACCCCTTTGCCAGTACAGCATGCGCCTCTTCAAGCATGGCGTACGTCTTACCCACGCCGGCCGCATAACCGAAAAATATTTTGAGCTTGCCGCGTGTGTCGCCTTCCGCCGCCTCCGCCTCGGCGATCTGCCGAAGAATGGCGTCGGGGTCGCGCCGCAAGGCGTAATCGAATGTCGAATCAGCCATGGCTGCCCTTTCCCGTCTCGCTACAGGATACCATCGAGCATGAGGTTCACTTTGAGCACGTTTACACGCGCCTGTCCGAGGACGCCGAACTGCGGCTGTTCGGTGCAGGCTTCGATGATGGCGCGGATGTCGGAAGCACTTCTGCCGGTAGTGCGGGCCAGGCGATCCACCTGATACTCGGCGGCGGCCGGCGAGATGTGCGGGTCGAGGCCGCTGCCGGAACAGGTGACGAGATCGCTCGGGATGGGGTGGTCGCCCTGCTCGGGGTGCGCGGCACGGATTGTTTGGACGCGCTCGGATACGAGCTGGCTGAATTCGTCACTTGCGGGGCTGAGGTTGGAGGGGCCGTACCACATGAGCGGGTTGCCCGCGGCGTCGGTGAACGCGTGCGTGTTTGCGTTTGCGGGGCGACCCCACAGGTGAGTGTCACTGGAAAACTGCTGGCCAACCAGAGTGCTGCCGTACTTCGTGCCGTCGACTTCGATGATTGATCCGTTCGTCTGCCAAGGGAACAAGAGCTGTGTGATGCCGGTGACGGCAGCGGTGTAGAGCACGCCACAGAGAAGGGTAGCAGCGAGGAAAAAGAGCGCCGCAGTAACCCAGGTTTTTGCATTGGTCATGAGAATTACCCTTTCTTCTTCGGCTGGGACTATGCCACGCCGAGCGCGGTCAGGCCTAAGTCGAGCAGCTTAATGGCTACGAACGGCAACACCATGCCGCCGATGCCGTACACGGTCAGATTACGTGTGAGCAGGCTTTGTGCGGTGCCTTCGCGGTATTTCACGCCGCGCAGGGCCAGCGGTATGAGCGCCACAATGATGAGCGCGTTGTAGATGATGGCCGCAAGGATGGCTGACGCAGGGCTGGCAAGGTGCATGATGTTGAGCGCCTGGAGCTGTGGATACAGCGGCACGAACAGCGCGGGGATGATGGCGAAGTATTTCGCCAGGTCGTTCGCGATGGAAAACGTTGTGAGGCTGCCGCGCGTCATGAGCAGTTGCTTGCCAATGCGCACGATGTCAATGAGTTTCGTGGGGCTTGAATCGAGGTCCACCATGTTGCCGGCTTCCTTCGCCGCTTGGGTGCCGCTGTTCATGGCCACGGCTACGTCGGCCTGCGCGAGGGCGGGCGCGTCGTTCGTGCCGTCGCCAGTCATGGCCACCATGTGGCCCTCGGCCTGGTACTGGCGGATGGCGGCCAGCTTTGATTCGGGCGTGGCCTCGGCAATGAAGTCGTCCACGCCGGCTTCGGCGGCGATGGCGGCGGCGGTCATCGGGTTATCGCCGGTAATCATGACGGTTTTGATGCCCATGGTGCGCAGGTCGGAGAAGTTTTCTTTGATGCCCTGCTTCACGATGTCCTTCAGATAGATGACGCCGAGCACGCGATGGTCGCGCGCCACCAGTAGGGGCGTGCCGCCTGCGCGCGAGATTTCTTCTACGGTGCGAGCGCACTCGGCGCTGTACGTACCGCCGGTTGTCTCTACGTACGCACGCACCGCGTCGGCCGCACCTTTGCGAATCTCGTGTCCCCCGAAGTCCACGCCGCTCATGCGCGTTTGGGCGGTGAACGGGATGGACGTCATACCAGATCCCTCAAGCGAACGGGCACGGATGTTGAAGCGCTCCTTCGCCAACACGACGATGCTGCGGCCTTCGGGTGTTTCGTCGGTGAGGCTGGCCAGCTGTGCGGCATCGGCCGCCTCGCGCTCGGTGGCGCCGTCCACTGGGATAAACGCGGCCGCCTGACGGTTACCGAGCGTGATGGTGCCCGTCTTGTCGAGCAAGAGCACGTCCACATCACCCGCCGCTTCCACGGCGCGCCCGCTCATGGCCAGCACGTTCGCCTGATTGAGGCGGCTCATGCCAGCGATGCCGATGGCCGACAGCAGGGCACCGATGGTGGTGGGCGCCAGACACACGAACAGTGCGATGAGCGAGGTGAGCGTGGTGGGATTCGGCGTTTCCTGTTGCTCGGCCGTGAACAGGCTAAACGGAAACAGCGCCACCGCCACCATGAGAAATACTATGGTGAGCGCCACCAGCAGAATCTCAAGCGCCAGTTCGTTCGGCGTCTTTTTGCGCGCAGCCGACTCCACCATGGCAATCATCTGGTCGAGGAAGCTGTGGCCCGCGTCGGCCGTCACCTCCACCACCAGCCAGTCGGAGAGCACCGTGGTACCGCCGGTGACAGAGGAGCGGTCGCCGCCCGATTCGCGGATGACCGGGGCCGATTCGCCCGTGATGGCGCTCTCGTCCACCGATGCCGCACCCATAACAATTTCGCCGTCAGCGGGAATCTGATCACCCGCGGCTACGAAGAACAGATCCTTTTTCTTAAGTGTGGCCGAACCCACCTCCTCGGCGTTCAGATGGAAGAACTTAGCCGGATCTTCGACGTGCATGCCTTTCGCTACCTGGCCTTGGTTGATCTTATGCGCATCCACGTCGCGCTTGGCGGCGCGCAGCGCGTCGGCCTGCGCCTTGCCACGACCTTCGGCCAGCGCCTCGGCGAAGTTGGAGAACAACACCGTGAGCCACAGCACTACCGAGATGGCCAGAACAAATGCCGGTTGCGAGTCCGTCACGCCGAACAGCGCCAGCACAAACAGGATAAGCGTCAGCGTAGCCGACAAGTACACCATGAGCATGACGGGGTTTTTCGCCTGCTCACGCGGGTGGAGCTTCGTGAATGCGTCGCGTACGGCGCGTTTTGCGAGCGCGCTCATGCCGCGGTCGGCGCGGTTGGGGCGAGAGGCGTGCATGCCGGCTTCTTCTTCAAGAGTTAATGTTGTCATAATTTCATTCACCTTGCCTTACCCAAGCACCATCTGCAGGTGCTCGGCGACGGGACCAAGCGCGAGCGCGGGAAACATCGTGAGCGCGCCTACCAGCAGCACGATGACCAGCAGCAAAAATGCGAACATGGCATTGCTTGTAGACAGGGTGCCTGCGCTTGTGGCTACCTTTGTACGCTTCGCCAGGCTGCCGGCCAGAACGAGTGCAGCCGCCATCGGCATGAAGCGGTTCACCAGCATTTCCAGTCCCAGTACCACGTTAATGAGGGGCGTGTTTGCGTCGAGGCCCGCGAACGCAGAGCCGTTGTTGCCGCCCGCCGAGATGGCTGCGTATAGCACCTCAGAGAATCCGTGCGCACCCGTATTGGTGAGGGCATTCGCAGTGGCGGGGTCGAGGCATAGCACGGCCGTACCCACCAGAATGACGAGCGGCGTCGTGATGCACAGGATTACCGCCATGCGCATCTCCCTGGGGCCGATTTTCTTGCCGAGGTATTCCGGCGTGCGCCCCACCATGAGGCCGGCAATAAACACCGTGAGCAGGACAAATCCGATGAGCGAATACAAACCGCAGCCCACGCCGCCAAACACCACTTCGCCAAGCGCCATCAGAATCATGGGCACCATGCCGCCGAGCGGGGTGAGGCTGTCATGCATAGCGTTCACCGAGCCGTTCGACGCTGCCGTAGTGAACGCCGCCCACAGGGCTGAATCGGTCACGCCAAAGCGCGTTTCTTTGCCTTCCATGTTGCCGCCGGACTGGCCGGTCAGGCCCAGGTACACCGCGCCGTCTTGCGCAAGCTGCGGCGTGCCAGTCTGCTCGAAGTATGCGATGGCCACGAGGCCCACCAGCAGCAGGACGAACAGCGCTGCGAAGAGGGTACGTCCGTGCCGCCGGTCGTTAACAAAGCGACCGAAGCTGAATACGAGCGCCACGGGAATGAGGAGCAGCGACAGGCATTGGATGAGGTTGGTGAGCGGCGTAGGGTTCTCAAGCGGGCTTGCGGAGTTTACGCCGTTGTAGCCGCCACCGTTCGTGCCGAGCTGCTTAATGGCCACCTGGCTGGCCTGTGGGCCGAGCGGGATGATTTCCTGTGTGATGGTTTGCACGGCTGCGGGATCCTCGGCATCCACGATGGCGCCGTCGGCCGTGACGCCTACCGGTTCAAGCAGCTGCACCGTTTCGTACGGAGCGAGGTTCTGCGGCGAACCCTGTGCAACATCGACGATGGCAACCACCAGCGACAGCGGCAACAGCACAAACAACACCGCGCGCGTCGCGTCCTTCCAGAAGTTACCAAGGCCCGGCGTGTTTTCGGCCACGATACCGCGAAACAGTGCAAACAGCACCGCCATGCCCACCGCCGGCGTCACAAAGTTTTGCACCGTCAGGCCAAGAGCCTGCGAGAAGTAGCTGAGTGCGGCCTCGCCGCTGTACGCCTGCCAGTTCGTGTTCGTGACGAAGCTGATGGCGGTGTTGAGTGCGAGGTCCCAGCTGAGTCCAGGAAGCCCCTCCGGGTTGCCCGGCAGCACGCCCTGCAACATGAGAATAGCGAACAGTCCTGCGAGCGAAACCGCCGAAAATGCGAGTGCGCTCACGAGATACGTTTTCCATCCCATGTTTTCGTATTTGTCCACACGAATGCTCCGATAAATGAAATTCTCTACCGGAACGAGCACACGTGAGAGCACGGCAACCCGCTCTCCCGCCATCACGCGGTTGATATACCCCGACAGTGGAATGGCCAATGCCACGAGCAGCGCCAGGTAGATGCCGTATTCCAGCACTTCGCCCATCACCGCCCATCACCGCCTCGAAGCAACACTGTGAACAGATACAGCGCAACGAGCACGCTCAACCCGCCCACTATTGCGGTTACACTCTCCATCGTCCTTCCTTTCCTTGGTCTAAGTGGTACAGCCCAAGAATAGGAAGGCTCGCGTAAAGGCGGTGTTAAGGGGATATGCTGGACATTAAGATATGATTAAGAACTCGTGAGTCACTCGTTTCAAATGCCCAAAAGGCGTTCTAAAAAAACGCACCCGCCATTCGACGGGTGCGTCAGAGAATCCAAGGCCCAGGAGGGGGAGGGAGAGGCCTTGGGGTTAGGAGGAGGCTTTAGGCTTCCAGGCCTTCGATGTGCAGGACGGCATGACGACCGAAGGTCATCTGACGGCCCAGGCAGTTACCTACCAGATATACGGGGTAGTTACCCGAGTAGTAGCTGCCCGAGCACGTGCCCACGGCATACAGACCTTCGATGGGCTGCGCGTTCTCGTCGAGCACCTGAGTGTCTGCATTGATGTTCAGACCGTCAAGGGTGGTCAAAAGCGAGCCGCCAAACCAGGTGCCATAGAAGGGCGCGGTGCGAATTGCGGAAAGGCGATAGGGCTCCTTGCCCATGTCTTCGTCCACGCCGGCATCGTACAGCTCGTTGTAGCGCTCGATGCTTGCCAAGAAGGCAGCTTTAGCGTCGCCCTCGTATCCCAGCTTGTCGGCCAGTTCGTCAAGAGTGTCGGCCTTCATCATAATGCCCTTGCTGATGTACTTCTCGTCGTACGCTTCATCGACGGTCTTGTCCTTGAGCTGCATCTTCCAGGTCATGGCCGAGCAACCCTGCGTCTGGAAACGTTGCACGTCTTCGGGTGCATTCGCATCCATGATCTGACACCATACGCCGCCCGGATGATTGCTGGCTGCATGGCAGATGCTGTCGTAGTTGCAGCTTTCGTTGGTGATGCGCACGCCGTTGCGGTCAAGCTTCAAAAACGGCTGGCTACCAAGGTTGAACTGTCCCGAAGCGGGGAACTGGGCATCTTCACCCTCGCCGACATACCCGGCATCCACGCCGGGCTCAACGGAACCGCGGTCAAAGATCATCGCAGCAGGGGTCTTGTCCATAGCGGCGCCCGCCCACAGCGCAGCTTTGATGCCCATACCGGTGTTGTTCTGGTTGTAGTTCAGGTTGGTTACGCAGGCGGGAATAATGGGGTTGAGCGCCTTGACCATGTCGGGGTTCGCCGGATAGCCGCCCGTGGCCAGAATGACGCCCTTCTTGGCGTTGATCTGCACATACCCATCTTCCGTCTGGAAGAAGGCGCCGGTGACCGGGCCGTTTTCCTCGCGAATGAGCTTTGCGAGATCGTGGCTGAACAGCACCTCGTGGCCCGCTTTGCCGATAATGTCGATCATCACTTTGATGTGGTCAATATTCTTGCCGTCGGCACCCTTGAAGGTGTGGCACTCGGGCGGAATGTAGTAAAGTGTGCCGCCTGCGCGCCCATCGCCGCCGTTTTCCACGGTAACGGTCACGTCGCACGCACCCAAGTTTTCCTCATAAATGCCCTGCAGCCACTCGGTCATCTTTCCGCTCTCGCGCACCCAAGTCCGCGCCACGTTGGAGTCGTTCTTGAACGAGGCGTAGCGGTTGAGCTCATTGAGGATGCGACCTTCGTCGATGGTCTGGCCGGTCTGAGCCGTGAACTTCGAGTTGACCGCACCGACGTCGAAGTGCGAAGCGGAAGGCTCCGAACCCTTGTCGGCCACGATGAAGTCGAGACCCAAATCGGAAGCCGTCAGCGCCGCCGTCATGCCGGACATACCCGCGCCTACGATAAGGATGTCGCACTCTTTCGTTTCTTTGATATCGCCCTCAGCGATTTCCGGTGCAGAGCCAAGCCAATCCTGCGTGCTTGTTGTCGAGGTGTCGCTCGCGGCTGTATCCTTCTTCTCGGCTGTTGCCTGCGGAGCGCAGCCTGCAAGCCCCATCGTGGCGAGCGCGCCCGTTGCGGCGGCACCCGTCAGAAAGCTGCGGCGCGAAATCCCCTTGCTTGTTGTAGCCATATGTTCCTCCCTTGATCGTGGAAACTACGCGTTTCAGCATAGGCTGCGCCTCGTACCCGAGCGCCCCCCTGAGCGGGGTATTCTTGCGGTCATCCCATGGAAAAATCCATCACCCACCGTGGGGTATTTCCCGATCAGAGGCATGTTGCGACTACGGAAGAGCTCCGTCTCTTGGTAGAATGATTGCGGGGAGAGGGAGGAAAGCAATGCTGCGTCAATGGTGGGACGACGGGGGCCGACTCGTGCTGCGGTGTGCATTGGCCATGTTCTTTATTTCGCTCACGGGGACGGTGCTTAACGCCGAGGTGTATTCGAGCATAGCGCCGTATTTTGGCATAGGTCGTGAAATATCTACGCTGTTTACTGCTCTGGTGTTTATCACCATTGGCTTTATAGCGCATAAGAAACCAAGCGTACTTGATGTTCGCTTGATCAGCATAGTCGTTATAGCCATTCTTTTAATGGCGGGTTTTTTGCTTACGCTTGCACTTGAGCTGAAGAACCCGCTCTTCGTGCTGGTAGGACTGTTTTGCCGGGCCATTGGAAGCGCATGGGGAATTACGGTGTTCTCTGTCGCACTGGCCGGTTTGCCCTCGGCGCGCTCGGTGCTCGCGGCGGTCGGTGTGGGCATGATCGCTTCCGATATTGTGTGGCACCTCATGCCAACGCATATGCCGCTTATGGCCGCTTCCTTCCTTGTTATGGTGTGCGCAGCCCTTCCTATTGTGCTTATGTATCGCCCGAGCGAGGCGGGGTTTCACACCATTCGGCAAAGTGCGACCGCGTCAAGCCTTGGCGTACCAGGCGTTGCCCAGTTTGCGTCGTTGCGAAGCCTTGTGCTGTGCATGTTGCTGTTCGGCATTGCGGCAGGTTATGCGCTTACCCTCAACGAGCAGGGCGATGCTCCTGTCGAAACGATCGTCGAGACCATTTTGTTTGCGGGCATTGTTGTGGTGTTGGTTGCAGGAGATGCGCATACCAAGCGCGAGGGGCG encodes:
- the kdpB gene encoding potassium-transporting ATPase subunit KdpB; its protein translation is MSALAKRAVRDAFTKLHPREQAKNPVMLMVYLSATLTLILFVLALFGVTDSQPAFVLAISVVLWLTVLFSNFAEALAEGRGKAQADALRAAKRDVDAHKINQGQVAKGMHVEDPAKFFHLNAEEVGSATLKKKDLFFVAAGDQIPADGEIVMGAASVDESAITGESAPVIRESGGDRSSVTGGTTVLSDWLVVEVTADAGHSFLDQMIAMVESAARKKTPNELALEILLVALTIVFLMVAVALFPFSLFTAEQQETPNPTTLTSLIALFVCLAPTTIGALLSAIGIAGMSRLNQANVLAMSGRAVEAAGDVDVLLLDKTGTITLGNRQAAAFIPVDGATEREAADAAQLASLTDETPEGRSIVVLAKERFNIRARSLEGSGMTSIPFTAQTRMSGVDFGGHEIRKGAADAVRAYVETTGGTYSAECARTVEEISRAGGTPLLVARDHRVLGVIYLKDIVKQGIKENFSDLRTMGIKTVMITGDNPMTAAAIAAEAGVDDFIAEATPESKLAAIRQYQAEGHMVAMTGDGTNDAPALAQADVAVAMNSGTQAAKEAGNMVDLDSSPTKLIDIVRIGKQLLMTRGSLTTFSIANDLAKYFAIIPALFVPLYPQLQALNIMHLASPASAILAAIIYNALIIVALIPLALRGVKYREGTAQSLLTRNLTVYGIGGMVLPFVAIKLLDLGLTALGVA
- the kdpA gene encoding potassium-transporting ATPase subunit KdpA encodes the protein MGEVLEYGIYLALLVALAIPLSGYINRVMAGERVAVLSRVLVPVENFIYRSIRVDKYENMGWKTYLVSALAFSAVSLAGLFAILMLQGVLPGNPEGLPGLSWDLALNTAISFVTNTNWQAYSGEAALSYFSQALGLTVQNFVTPAVGMAVLFALFRGIVAENTPGLGNFWKDATRAVLFVLLPLSLVVAIVDVAQGSPQNLAPYETVQLLEPVGVTADGAIVDAEDPAAVQTITQEIIPLGPQASQVAIKQLGTNGGGYNGVNSASPLENPTPLTNLIQCLSLLLIPVALVFSFGRFVNDRRHGRTLFAALFVLLLVGLVAIAYFEQTGTPQLAQDGAVYLGLTGQSGGNMEGKETRFGVTDSALWAAFTTAASNGSVNAMHDSLTPLGGMVPMILMALGEVVFGGVGCGLYSLIGFVLLTVFIAGLMVGRTPEYLGKKIGPREMRMAVILCITTPLVILVGTAVLCLDPATANALTNTGAHGFSEVLYAAISAGGNNGSAFAGLDANTPLINVVLGLEMLVNRFMPMAAALVLAGSLAKRTKVATSAGTLSTSNAMFAFLLLVIVLLVGALTMFPALALGPVAEHLQMVLG
- a CDS encoding FAD-binding protein; translated protein: MATTSKGISRRSFLTGAAATGALATMGLAGCAPQATAEKKDTAASDTSTTSTQDWLGSAPEIAEGDIKETKECDILIVGAGMSGMTAALTASDLGLDFIVADKGSEPSASHFDVGAVNSKFTAQTGQTIDEGRILNELNRYASFKNDSNVARTWVRESGKMTEWLQGIYEENLGACDVTVTVENGGDGRAGGTLYYIPPECHTFKGADGKNIDHIKVMIDIIGKAGHEVLFSHDLAKLIREENGPVTGAFFQTEDGYVQINAKKGVILATGGYPANPDMVKALNPIIPACVTNLNYNQNNTGMGIKAALWAGAAMDKTPAAMIFDRGSVEPGVDAGYVGEGEDAQFPASGQFNLGSQPFLKLDRNGVRITNESCNYDSICHAASNHPGGVWCQIMDANAPEDVQRFQTQGCSAMTWKMQLKDKTVDEAYDEKYISKGIMMKADTLDELADKLGYEGDAKAAFLASIERYNELYDAGVDEDMGKEPYRLSAIRTAPFYGTWFGGSLLTTLDGLNINADTQVLDENAQPIEGLYAVGTCSGSYYSGNYPVYLVGNCLGRQMTFGRHAVLHIEGLEA